From Bacteroidota bacterium:
CTTTTCCTTGCCCGCGACCATCACGGCAATACGGGCATGTTTTATTACTATGCCCCCGGCTTCTTTGTGTTTTCGTCAGCCTTAAAAGGCATACTCTCACTCCCCCGCGTGCCCAAAGAGCCAAATCCTTTCCGTATCGCACAAATACTGGTTTCCTGGCAGGAACAGGACAATCAGACCAGCTATCAGACTATATTTCACCTTCCTCCGGCTCACTTTCTGGAAATTTCAGAACACAGTAAGCCAAAATTGACTCAATACTGGGATATAAACAATATCCAATTGCTAAACTTCAGGAATGATAGCGACTACGTTGATGCCTTCCTTGAAATATACCGTGAAGCCGTACATTGCCGGCTGAGAACAATCCGGAAAGCCGGACTTACCTTGAGTGGAGGATTAGACTCGGGCTCTGTCACTGCCTTAGCTTCAGAAGATTATAAAAAGTATGGAATTGACTGCAAAATCCCTGCTTTTACTTCCGTTCCCCTTGTAGAAACCAGTCAGTGGATAAGTCCACGGCTATTCGGTGATGAACAAAAACTGGCCAAAGCCACAGCCGGTTTCTGCGGAAACATAGACCTTCAATTCATCAAAGCAGAACAGACCAGCCCGCTGGAAGGCATTGAAAAAATGATTGAATTGCGCGATGAACCCAGTCATGCTGCCGGCAATCATTTCTGGATCGTTGCCTTAATGGCCGAAGCCCAAAAACAAGGAATCGACGTTTTACTGACCGGGCAGGGCGGAAACGGAACAGTTTCCTGGCCAACCGGGAATAATTTAAGTACAGGGAAACTTAGTGATGCCCGGCTGGACGATTTCAGACATTTAAAAACCATAAAATCTAAAATTCTAAAACCTATGGTTCCAGTGCCTGTCCTTGAATTTTATCACCTTCTAAAACATGGCCATAACCCGTGGTTAGCATATTCGGCTATTTCTACTGCTTTCGTACAGGATATTCAACTGGGCAAACTGATGAAAGAGATGAAACATGATCCGAACTTCGCGATAAACCCGTTCACCCGCGAGGCCCACCGCCAGATCATCAATCCCGGATGCAGCCAATTGGGCACGATATGGCAGTCCAACAGCGC
This genomic window contains:
- a CDS encoding asparagine synthase-related protein — translated: MSAIYGIVHLDGSPVEKDDPERMKKGMAYWGPNGAYTWQEGQASLGQLMMCATPESLLEKYPLFDESGNLVLMAAARIDNRQELFEQFSISTSDRRQVTDSLLILKAYQKWGKDCVLHLVGDWAFAIWDRLQKKLFLARDHHGNTGMFYYYAPGFFVFSSALKGILSLPRVPKEPNPFRIAQILVSWQEQDNQTSYQTIFHLPPAHFLEISEHSKPKLTQYWDINNIQLLNFRNDSDYVDAFLEIYREAVHCRLRTIRKAGLTLSGGLDSGSVTALASEDYKKYGIDCKIPAFTSVPLVETSQWISPRLFGDEQKLAKATAGFCGNIDLQFIKAEQTSPLEGIEKMIELRDEPSHAAGNHFWIVALMAEAQKQGIDVLLTGQGGNGTVSWPTGNNLSTGKLSDARLDDFRHLKTIKSKILKPMVPVPVLEFYHLLKHGHNPWLAYSAISTAFVQDIQLGKLMKEMKHDPNFAINPFTREAHRQIINPGCSQLGTIWQSNSAGFSIEVRDPTLDRRLIEFCFAVPDDQYVRNGKGRMLLRRAMKGYMPEEVLWNERRGRQAADIGYRVQQNYRELSAVLEQFEKSELVSYYLNVPKMKTILESVKSRVTKENTGFCVTTLLRGIGTGLFLQRF